One part of the Vicia villosa cultivar HV-30 ecotype Madison, WI linkage group LG6, Vvil1.0, whole genome shotgun sequence genome encodes these proteins:
- the LOC131613399 gene encoding uncharacterized protein LOC131613399 produces the protein MAGRNDAAIATALEAMAHAMDTLTRMLDLKFRYGTHMLAIEVDDWWLETRQRLENAGKEITWVVFHREFMRKYYPEDVQGKKEIEFLELKQGKKSVTEYVVESVELAKFYPHYSEATTEFSKYIKFKNGLRSEIKKTPYDAPAGKGKLKVADGKRASRGYARADVTGHAISECKHKKMVCFNYSEEGHIGSQYHKSKQAQAGGKVFALAGTQKANEDRIIRGTCFSNSTPLITIIDIGATHCFTSADCVEILGLMLSSMNREKVVDTPAKGSVTTFLVCLKCPLSIFDRDFVVDLVCLPLSGLDVILGTNWLEYNHVHINCYDKSVRFSTPKEEGVDLLSAK, from the exons ATGGCTGGAAGGAATGATGCTGCAATTGCTACTGCTTTAGAGGCTATGGCTCATGCTATGGATACGCTGACGAGAATGCTAGATCTC AAGTTTCGATACGGTACTCATATGCTAGCAATCGAGGTTGATGACTGGTGGCTAGAGACTCGTCAAAGATTGGAAAATGCAGGTAAAGAGATCACTTGGGTCGTGTTCCATAGGGAGTTCATGAGGAAATATTATCCTGAAGATGTTCAGGGAAAGAAGGAAATTGAGTTTCTCGAACTGAAGCAGGGAAAAAAGTCGGTTACTGAGTATGTTGTGGAGTCTGTTGAGCTGGCCAAGTTTTATCCGCACTATAGCGAGGCGACTACTGAATTTTCAAAGTACATCAAGTTTAAGAATGGGTTGCGCTCAGAGATCAAGAAAACA CCTTATGATGCTCCTGCTGGGAAAGGTAAACTTAAAGTTGCTGATGGTAAGAGAGCTAGTAGGGGATATGCTCGTGCTGACGTG ACCGGGCATGCAATATCCGAGTGCAAGCATAAGAAGATGGTTTGTTTCAACTATAGTGAAGAGGGACACATTGGTAGTCAGTATCACAAATCAAAGCAGGCACAAGCTGGTGGAAAGGTGTTCGCTTTGGCTGGGACTCAGAAAGCTAATGAAGACAGAATTATCAGAGGTACGTGTTTCAGTAATAGTACTCCTTTAATCACTATTATTGATATTGGTGCTACTCATTGCTTTACTAGTGCTGATTGTGTTGAAATATTGGGTCTTATGTTGTCTTCTATGAATAGAGAGAAGGTcgtcgatactccggctaagggaTCGGTGACTACTTTTCTCGTGTGTTTAAAGTGTCCTTTGTCGATCTTTGACAGAGACTTTGttgttgatttagtttgtttgccATTAAGTGGGTTGGATGTGATCTTAGGTACGAACTGGTTAGAGTATAACCATGTTCATATTAATTGTTATGATAAGTCGGTGAGGTTTTCCACTCCTAAAGAGGAGGGAGTTGATTTGTTATCTGCTAAATAG